cccgcgggcagcacttgggcagggctgctgccctctttactcccctgggctctgctgggaggccttctgggctctgcagcccagcacagcctctccttggcAGGATGAGGCCTCCGCTGCCCAGCCCTACCACCCCGCAGCTGCTGGGGCCCCCCAGGCACAaacaggagccctgcagcattctgggcagcactctgcttccccactgcctgcaccccctgccctgcactgcagctggaaacctaGGGCAAGAGCCAGAGTTGGGTGCCAGAGTTGGGTGCTGGCGCACAGGGGCTTGTGGGGTCACCCTGAAGCAGtgcactgagagctgcccctgtgtCTTCTCTGCAGGCACCCCAGTTCGTGTGCAGGCTCAGCCAGTGGCCCCACTGTCAGGGGAGCCTGAAAGCGTTCTTCCCCGGCCTCCTTATGGCCCTCATCAGTCACCTTGCAGAGGCTGTAAAGACATCAGGCTGCAAGGATACAGAGGCTGTCGTGGATTCCTTTGTCCAAACAGTCCCGGATTTGCTCAAATTCAGACTTGAGGCCTGGCTGCTGGAACAGGTACTCCTGCAAAGCACACACTTAACTCATTCTCCAGGAAATGAAAAGTTAGTTGGATAAATTACTGAGCAATGTCACTGTCAGCTGTCTGGAAACTCCCAGCAAGAGGCACCGTCAGGGAACAGAACACCCTGGGGCTCATTCACCACCCGgtagagttttaaaaatatttgggaaaattaATCCTGGGGTGATGATATTTGTGAGCATGAACCAAACCATGGCAAACAGCCCGCCCAAGACAAGATCCCCCCCAAACCACCAGACCCCCACGTCTGCCTCGCCAAGCACAAGCCCCAGGGAACACCCGTGACAGGCACTAAAACACCCACAGAACTCACCAAGGACTTGGAGGTCACTGTCCAGGACaactgcaaagggaaagcaaagttCAGTGACAAAGCTGGGAAGCAGGTTTGCAGACTGTGATGGTGCTCGTGAGCTCCTCAAACCCCAAGCCCTCCTCGTAGGAAGGGAACCAGGCAGAACAAACCTGCCAGTGCACAGGGTGCTCCGGGTTGCAGAGCTACTGACCCCGTGGGGCCCTCCCACCCGTGACACGTGATGCATGAGTGCCACCGGGGATTACCAACTGCATAAAAAATGTGGACGAAGAGTTTCCAAATTTCAACAAGCAGAAGAACAAACTATGGACTCCAGACTCCTTCATCTCCCTCTTTAGAGACACCCAGTAAGCCCCCAGAGCACACCAGTACCTTCTTCCACTACAAACTCTTCTGTGATGGGGATAACCTGCTCCAGCCAGACATCCTCAGCTGCTATGGCCATCCTCTGGTGAGTGTACACATGGAGCCTGCGAGCACAGAGCAGGCAAAAGCAATTCTGGCACCTCTGCAGGCACAGACAGACCCCGacccctccagctgcctcctgcagcccccaaagTCACTTATGGGCTGTGTACCCCCATTTCAATGAGAACTGATTTGGTTCTGGGAAAATTCACCAGCCCTGAACCTCTAGGGCCTGAGCTTTTCTCTGACATTCATACCACGCAGCCAGAGGACTTGCCAGGCACTTCACTTCCAAACCTCCAaggctcctgccccagcagaaaGTGTTTGGGGTAAGAAGTTTCCAAGCCCGGTAAGAGACCCTCAGAGCtctcagctcttctccagaTGCTACAGGAACAGCTTTGCTTGCAAAAGCCCTTTAAGATCTTCCGGTCCAACACCGAACCCAGCCAGGGCTACCACTGAACCACATCCCTCCGCACACCCGCACCGCATTTCAGCGTCCCcgggatggtgaccccaccgctccctcctccacccccccGGTACCCCCGGGTCCCCGGCACCTACGCGCGTTGCCCGCTGCtctccaccagccccagcagacGGCTCTCCCGGCTCTCCCCGTCGACCAGAACCCCCTGCACCGCCTGGGCCGAGGGTCAAGGAAGGATGGGACCAGACAGGACCGGACGGGATCAGACAGGAAGAGACGGAACCAGACGGGACCCCCGGGGCCGCCCCCCGTAGGCACCATCGCGACCGAGCCAAAGGATACAATCCGGCAGatcttcccctcctccaggctctccTGGATGGCCACCAACTGATCCATCCTCGGTACCGGTACCGGTTCCGGTGGCCGCCCCGCTCCGGCCGCTCAGCAGAGCTCTCACGAAGCATCGTTGCGGAGCCGCCGCTCCCCCCGCTAACGGCACCGCCCACCAACGGCTTGGGCCTGGATGTGGCAGCAGCAATAGATGTCACCCTTACATCAACTCAAGTGCAGCAAATCCCAACAGGAATGTTGGGACCTGTGGATCATGAAAATAGTGCAGTTGGAGCTTTACTGATTTACTGATTTACAGAGTCTGAAATAAGCTCAGGAAAAAGTAATGtcaaaaaagccatttttttaacaagaacCATGTGGCAAGCCTTGAAAAAGACATGAATGAAATTCTCTCAAACGAGGAAccaaagctgctgaaaagcCTGAATCATCCTTTTCTCATGAATTTCTTACTCACAGGGACATCagataaaataacaaacaagAGTGATTTTGACAGCTTTATAGTAAGTTCTTCTCAGGAGTGCTCCTTACCTGAAGTTCTGGATTTCTGTGTAGGAATCCTCCATCTCTTTCAGACGAGCTGTTATTAAAGTACCTCTGACTCCAAAGTCCGGTTCTGGCAAGAGTGAAGCCTTTCTTGAATCCATCACATCAGAGGATTGCACCATCTCAGCTGTCACTTCAGGTTTGACTTTGCTTTGCCTGCAAATAAAAGCCAAACAGTGAAACCCAGGATATCCACACCCCCCAGGCAGCTCATTTCTGCCCCCAGGGATCTGTTtcacatttctctgtttcactCAAAATAATCAATGTTTGGGTGAGCAGACAAGACTGAAAGGAGCATTTCTCAGGATGGTTCAGATCTCTTGACAAAACCAGTTTAACTCAATGAGGTGTTTTGCAGTAACTGGGTTCTACAGACGTATCAGAGAAAATAGGAAAGTGAGGGAGCAGATTGGGCCCCCTTGGGGGGGGGTGGATGGGCAGAATTTCACCTCCTGGGGGGAGGCAGTTTTGACCtagggtgggggtgggggtgttaCTTTCAACACTTGCTCACTGCGTCTTACCCGCCCCTGCCCAGGCCGGGGGGCAGCAGTGGGTCTcctgtccctctccagcctcctggGAACCTTTGACACCTTAGGGGGGTCTTGGAGGGGTTCCtgggtgcagtctgaggggttcagagggcattttgggggtcctggagggggcgtatggggaagggcagaggaggcccAACCTGAACCTCACTGATGTTCTCCAAGCCCTTGCTCTTTCCACCATGGTCTGCCACTCTCTGCCAACTAGAAAGTGCAACTCACTGTTAGAGATTGGACTTGGTCATCTTggaggtcttctccaaccaaaaAGATTCCATGATTCCAGCTTCTAGTCCTCACACAACCCAAAAAGATACACCACgtggaaacaaacagaaaaataaaaaggggcaACTTCTACTGGGGGCAGTCTCTTAGAATCTGAGGTGTAAATGACAAAAGGGACCTGTTCCATCTTCAGTTCATACTGCACAAGAGTTTAGGGAGTAGTAAGAACACTATGGGATTAGGTCTCAGTCCTTTTCCTAGCCCCCAGAAATGGAGTTTCCCCATCAAGGAGTTGCCCCATGTTATGTGGCACAACATGCCTCAGTGACAGGAAGATTTTCCTAACAGTGCCAAGGATCTGCCTGTCCCTGGTGGCTGCCAGTGTTCTCTTACCTGGAAACAACCAGAGCTCTCTGGGAGAAGCAGGGAAAGCAATAGAactgagctgcagcaagagaAACCCTGTGAGGCACAaagctctctgctgcagctctctgacattGAAAATGACATTAAAAGTTCATGGCCTGTGTTTTGTCTAGAAGAACCTCTATTGCCTGGGATCCTTTCTTCAAGTTGGTGAGGgcatacagaaatgaaaattgcaAAATTATTACAGCTGCTTCTTTACTTCTGATTTTCCACCCACTTGTGTTTGGAAGAGTGCACattgagaatatttttataatagaggctatttttctgtctttcaaagGTGTCTGGTAAACTTGATGGCCAACGCCAATAACTGTTTCTTTCACACATCTGGGAACTGcagttctttcctctttcctactgcattccctctcctgctcctcctgcttctcttcttctttggATGATTCCTTCGCAAAGAGATCAAAgaaaacagctggaaagagcAGCATTTCTCACTAAAACAGAGGCCAAAATTacagctcaggtggaggaacaaagcaaggcaagacactgctctcccagagactctgttttcctgccatggcctgcagccaggtctcctccaaagttgtgtttgccagagctgctttgagcagttgcaaaattgtctgctcttaagtagctctgtatcacgctttgctttctgcttcttcaaagctgaaaatatttcttttgttctttggatccaatcagtgcaatacccagacttacacaaggatgcactcggctacagacagcacaaatgctccatttcagaccccagctgctctgatctgaggtacagaggctctatatagctggtctgaggaggtagagaaggtatcagcaagtaaaagatgctcaaaattttgccaagggaaaaaaacccaaaccaacaacaacaacaaaaaagaaactaacaaaaataattccttgtttttgtacagccctggggaaagccaatggatttttcctgggaaaaagttctggtaaacatcagtggaagaaaagcaagatgaatagatgtaaactggacctaaacgagaggaagagcaataacctaagaactgttcctgtttagACTCATTAGATCTGCCACTCTTtagtcatcacagccagcatcatatttgtatgttggctggaaagaaagctctccctctgtaaagccttcaaagactgcatttgcattcctttGCCTCATTcagtacctggtcatactgccagagctctggaaaagctttctcttccaccagctgcttcacttttgccacatcgagatcctccagacgatagttgaggtcacccagccataaaatcacactgcaggagaacacagagcacaagtgtgcacggtctggccacaggcaggacccagcagctcctcccaacactgtcagctgggtgctgtgtctgcttggccattacagacaacaagcagcagtgaaaacctgaaagtgaagctttattttctattttttgctgcttttaattcccgttctgcatccttgtcactgcctcttgataactggtgcttctgatatcccagagatgaaatccccctggggaaatcagtgcacattgctgccacatcctcacttgaaaataaaacaaagctgggagagcacagggtggcaagtgacttgtcagacctggacagtgaccaccctcagccccagggttccagtaaagcatttctgaccccttcccacatcccagccaggagaacctggcactctcctgtgttcctcaagttctccctgccccacggagcaatgggcacagccagagggggagcatactcatgtttggcaatggtgagagaggccaagttgggatctgactggcggaactgcatccgagagcagatgtcctggaagtcctggttcctcctcttgtattcctctatgtgagctgccaggtgagaattcacaatgcacagagtagtgttatggaatttaaaccttatggcaacaccacctttgttaccctgaaagataaaagacaaagaattgctcaggagcttttacacacaacagagGAGCCTCAGCCCAGGGTTGCCACCATTCCTACCATCTTCCCCATGATCCCAGTGCCCACAGTCTCAGCTTCCACCTCGGAGATGTTCATCACTGGATCCTCTCTCACGTACAACAGGAGCATGATTCCCACCAGCCTCACGTGtttctgtaggcagcaggtgccaggacttgccgggtgatgggcccggacggtgctcgccccacctgtgcccagttgggccagatgttgcgtgagacgaatctcgccgtgggcgcgagctcggttcgcgaatgatgtctgctggaagcagacTGGGAATCTAAAAAAACAAGGGAGGATGGAGGCTCGTGGGCAGCCTGCGAAGAACCACAGCCCtctggggctgggcagaggctcCCTCTGGACAAACCACAGAAGGCTGCCATGTTCCTCTGCATTTGCCCCCAGAGCATCCATCtagccccagccccagccccatcccttgGTAGTCAGGGATGTTCAGTTTGAAATTTCTGGGGCGAAACGAAGTGAAACCGTGatggaaaagagaggagaaagagcgGACAGCAAAACCAGGAGCATCAGTGGGACCACTGCTGGTTTAAACTCCAGTTTATTGGGatgggagagagaggaggagaagctgatGGATTCCTGTCACCAATGGGTCCCAGACACCAGTAGGTCCCAAAGAACAACTGATGGGGTCTGGAAACAAAATCAAGCTGAAAGACCCTGAACAGCCCCAGAAATGGTTTGGGTGAGTGGGATGGAAAAGATGCAAACTGTAAGGgcagttcttttcttctttttccttcattccgTTCATCTACTTAGAAAAGTAGCAGGTATTTCATGGTTTTCCTAGTAGACCATCGTTACATATTATTCTATAATATGTTCTATCATAATAGCTTCAAGCTGAATATCAGCGAAATCTCCAGGTAGATGCTTCCTGCTCCACTGTGCAGCTAAGACTTGGTCCTCTCTcgagattaaaaaaaaacccaaacaactccTCTTTTTACTTGCCATGTCTCCTGTCAGACCAAGTTTCTGAGGATGCCTGGAAAAAGAGGTAGAAGCATTAAATCTGACTGTTCTCAGGTTGCTTCTAAACAGCTCCTCAGTGTCACTGGATGGATGGCTGTCTGGAGCCATATCCTCCCCGTGCTCAAATAGTTCTGTAAATCACACCAAACTAATATGCACTTTGAATGCCATCATAATTCTCCAGTTCTGGCCTCAAAATCGTGGGTCAGGTCTGGTTTCAAAAAGCACATCAGAATTGCTGAGTTTGGACCTATCCTCTCGATACAGCAAACTACTGAAATTCTAGGCTCTAGGGATcattgactgaaaaaaaaagatgacttgTGAGGAGAACAGAAAGTTTCTCAACTCGTCAAGTAAATGACAGTACCCTGCACTTGATATGGCCTGAACAATATTCCTGAACCATCGCTGCTAGACAGACCTAAGCAGAGACAAAATGCCATGTCTGATTCGGTAGATCAAAGTGGTCTGATTCGACCAAAGCTCTGAGTGCCTACAGCtcacattttcaaaatcagattCGTGGCTAAGTGGAGTTTTTCATCATCCTAGCAATTTGTTTTAGGAACGTAAAAGTGAATTTAGTGGACAAACTTTAAAGGAGCCAGCACTGAAACTTTGGTTTTCTACGAAGAGCTAGTGCTGCTCAGATTCTCAGTTATTGATTACCTTCAGTGGCTtatcttcttcagaaaaatattcagaaactTTTCCAGCAGGCAAGACCACCAGCATTGAGATGTGGGTAAGAAATGACCCCTTCCCCTTATCAAACTTATATAAGCAATTGCTGCCTTGTCAGAAAAGTACAAAACTATATGTCACAGGTTGTCCACGAAGAAAACACTGAgtcatacagaaaaaacaacaacattaAACTGAAATCTATAAACAAGTTATGGATCTAAAGCAGTAAAAAGCCTGAATTTgttaaatgcttttatttctaatttcagCAATACCAATTACTATACATTAATACTAGAGATAATTACAACTGTCAAAACAAACTGCACACCTGTTTTTAGAATTtgatgtgtttcttttcctaGATAGCAACTACAATGAGACAGAGTTTACCAGGAGGTTCTTCCTGGAATGCTTCCTGCCTCTTGTGCAAATACATACTTAAGATGCATATACATTAAACAGGcattcacaggaaaaaaaaaagaaaaaaa
The nucleotide sequence above comes from Heliangelus exortis chromosome 9, bHelExo1.hap1, whole genome shotgun sequence. Encoded proteins:
- the LOC139799468 gene encoding type II inositol 1,4,5-trisphosphate 5-phosphatase-like, which codes for MLLLYVREDPVMNISEVEAETVGTGIMGKMGNKGGVAIRFKFHNTTLCIVNSHLAAHIEEYKRRNQDFQDICSRMQFRQSDPNLASLTIAKHDVILWLGDLNYRLEDLDVAKVKQLVEEKAFPELWQYDQVLNEAKECKCSL